From the Salvia hispanica cultivar TCC Black 2014 unplaced genomic scaffold, UniMelb_Shisp_WGS_1.0 HiC_scaffold_478, whole genome shotgun sequence genome, the window ATTATAAGGGAAAATATAAAGTTATGATTGAATAACAAAAGTGAAGTTGCAAAAGGGAACGTGTAAGCAAGCAAGATGTATGTTGTTTTCTTCTAATGGTGCAGTTAGCTATTCATGGCTTGGTTTATGTGTAAATGATGAGATCTCCATGATTCTCTCCTTTGTGTCGGATAAGTGGAGCTGATGCGtgtttttttctgttttgtgCTAGGCGGACGTGTGCCACGCATATCAAATCTTAAAGAGAGGTGGTCTGAAGGATGAAAACATTGTAGTTTTCATGTATGATGATATTGCCAATAACAGAGAAAACCCTCACCCTGGTGTCATCATCAACAACCCGCATGGTGCGGACGTGTACAAGGGAGTTCCAAAGGTTCGTGTTTGTTTCAAGTATCCTTGTTTCTTGTCACCTGTAGAAGAAGCTCAATTTTTCATAACAGAGTTAATTTTGGCAGGATTATGTTGGAAGCGCAGTAAATGCTGAAAACTTTTACGCTGCGATTCTTGGTAACAAATCTGCAGTGAAAGGAGGCAGTGGAAAGGTCGTGGACAGTGGTCCGAATGATCACATCTTCATATATTACACAGATCATGGTGGTCCTGGAATTCTCGGTTAGTAAACtcttttattgtaaaatttctTCATTCATTATTTCAGTATGCTGATGATAGATTATGCCATCCTGCACATTCTCTTTACCAGTGTTTTTTTTGTGCGTTGGACTGATTATTCTTGATGAGTTATGTATGCTCAGGGACGCCTGCCGGACCATACATATACGCGGATGACCTAAATGCTGTCTTGAAACAGAAGCATGCTGCTGGGACATATAAGAGCCTGGTAAGATGAGTACATACTTCATTTTTGTGAAACATATCTGaagcaataaaaacaataaataccTACATAATATGCCATAGGTATTTTATTTGGAAGCATGTGAAGCCGGAAGCATATTTGAAGGTCTTCTTCCTGAAGGCTTGAACATATATGCAACAACTGCATCAAACTCTATAGAGAGTAGTTGGGGAACCTACTGCCCAGGAGAGTACCCGGCTCCTCCCCGTGAATACGACACCTGCTTGGGCGACCTCTATAGTGTTGCCTGGATGGAAGATAGGTAATATCATGTATTCTTCAACTTTTCTTACTTCATTTGGTCTTCGTGTATGCAAATAAGAAAGTTAAGTTTTCTCGAACGGGGATGATTCCTCTTGTAAGAGTCATCGGAAGGTCGTCTAGCTAGTTCTGAAACTACTATATTTTCCTGATCAATATTGACTTTGTGGTGTTTATCAAACAGTGACAGGCACAATCTCCAGACTGAAACTTTGAAGCAGCAGTACGAGCTGGTAAGATCTCGCGAAACTAAATATTTCCTCTGCTTAAAGGGGTATTATTGAACAAATATGACCTTTCTTGCATTTTCAGGTCAAGAAGCGAACAGCAAATGACAATGGTTACTATGGCTCTCACGTCATGCAATTTGGCGACGTGAAGCTGAGCGTGGAGGCTCTTTATCTGTATATGGGCACAGATCCTGCTAATGATAACTCCACTTTCGCAGAGGAGAATTCTCTGTCGCCATCTTCACAAGCAGTCAACCAGCGTGACGCCGATCTTCTGCATTTCTGGCATAAGGTATGTGTAACAAACTCGagtttgatcaaattaatCATAGGATAAAAAGATCAAATCAGAATcaatgtcacatttcctcgATTTGTGCTTCATATTTTGATTCCCACTTGCAGTTCAGGAAGGCTGCTGAGGGATCTGATCGCAAGGCTGAAGCTCAGAGCCAGCTTGCGGAAGCTATGGCACACCGCGCACACATTGACAGCACCATCAAACTGATCGGAAAACTCCTCTTCGGAATGGAGAAGAGCCACGAAGTCATGAACTACGTCCAACCTACAGGCAAGCCTCTTGTCGAAGACTGGAGCTGCATGAAAACTATGGTAAAAACAAACACTAACACATCCCAAAAAACATTCATAGcatcttcattccattccctcGTTTCAATCAAGAACACATTCATTCGTATCTCCAACCACAGGTTAGGACATTTGAGGCGCGCTGTGGGGCACTGTCCCAGTACGGGATGAAGCACATGCGGGCTTTTGCCAACATCTGCAACGCGGGTGTGAATAGTGAGGCGATGGCCGAGGCTTCTGCACAGGCCTGCACCACCTTCCCTTCCAACTCTTGGAGCTCTCTCAATAGGGGCTTCAGCGCTTGATTCGCCGCTGCCGTCGTCGTGCAGCCTGGCTATGTGCAGAAGCAGTGGTGCTGGATCTCAGCTTGTATATATGAAGATGGTCttgatcatatatatattgatgatgcttatatatatgttgatgcTGTTGGTGGCTTTTTTGTACATAGTGCCAAGGAACACTAGGCCCTCTTGTTATTCTTGttcatataatcaaattaatcagAAATTGTGGGCAGCAATTTAAGTATTTATGTATAGAAAAAAGCAGGCTTTGATGAAATTATTGGCTGTGTAGTAATTTATGAATTGCCATATATTTGATGAAACATTAAGAAGTGAATCTTTATTTTGCAATATATAGTTATAAATGAGGgatgattattatttattaacaaCTCAACCCAATATTCTTTAAATCTCCATACTAACTTATTGTATAAGGAACCAAATGATATCagattgaagaaaagaaaggcaAATTACATTATCAAGGACACTAGCTTTTTTTGACTTTTAGTTTTCTCTATTAAGATTGAAATGTATGCATAatcattgaaataaataaattaattaatatcacaCATACTATAGTTAGTGAGacacaatttcaaattttcaaattatcaaaAGCATCTACTTACTAAATGTGGGTGGTCCACTTAAAAAATGCtgataaatttcaaattataacacGAATTATTGGCTTCTCCAAATTCAAATTCGAGATTGTCttaaaaacaaagcaaaaagataaataaaccTAATCATATTAGTTTAAGTTAACCATGGAGCGGTTAGCGAGAAGGCTCCACGATTAAcaattgcaataaaaaattactccaacAAACGACGTTTTAAATATTCCGTTAGATCATTCAACGTTTTCAGCTCGTGCAGGGAATAGTAACGCCGTCATCTAACAGTGCAAACGGCGACAGATCAATACCGATGATGATAATTCAACGGTCAGGATTGAAAGTTGAGGACGGGACGGTATAAAACAGGAGGCTATCAAGGAAGGCAGAGTTCATTCGTATTTCTGTGTTGTTTCTTCACACGAGGAGAAaacctcctctctctctctggtTTCTCTCTCATAACTCATAAGTTTGGAGTAATTGATTGGAAATTGTGAGCTCACGGAGCTGTGTAATCTGGTGAGTGGTAATGCAGTGAATGTTTAATGATCAAACAATTTAGTAGTGAGAAATTCTCAGTTTCTGAGAGTTTAATCGAATATAATTGAATTCTGGATCTTCGTTGACCGTATATGAACCGCACGCGCATTATCGGATTATGTTTTTAGAAGATATTCGAGTTCGATTGTGGCGAAAATTTTGATTCAGTCCGATTTGATTTTCGGAAGGATATTTGTTTCGCGTTCTGTTTGTGTTCATTCGGTTGtttttaatactaatactttgttgatttttgttcAAACAGGGGAATTTTTGAGAGATTTGAGATCGGTATCGTGGATTTGAAGATCGCAATCGATTTAAGAAACCTCGGAATTCTTCTGTTTCTCTGCTGGAAGCGCTATTTTCAGCACTGGATTCTGCTTGATTTTTTAGGCGTATGTGACTTCAATTCATTCCTTCTAAAGTTTCTCTAGAGTTTCAGTCTGCTAGCATCCAGATTGGGAGACAAAGGTAATTTGTTTGGTTAAGATCAGAAAATTGGTGTATAATTTGCATTGTGTGTTACGATGACGAATTTTATTTCGTTGCCGCAGATTTGGAGGACTCCGGCTtcactgattttttttcagattttatcGGTAGAGATTTTAGGTTGTAGTTGAGGATAGCAGGTATTTTGCAGGTAATGGTGAATTTTCTTCCTCTgtttctcctcctcctctctctctctccgaGGAACGTGATTTTCAAACCGTTTCAGCTTTCATCTTTTACCAATCTATCACCAGAGTTTCTTGTTGTTTAATTCAAGCGCTCTGTTTTTGCCCAAATCTCTTCCTCTCGACGGTTCCAATTTTGTGAATCTCCAGCATTTTTTCGGAAAATATTCATCTGCTTGAAAGTGCTTGAGCTGAAGAGAATTTAAAGCATCATTCACCATTCCAGCTGACCTAAAAAATCAAGAGCtgaatttctcaattttcttcgTCATATCAAATGATTCAAATCTCTTCATtcaattaaatgtaaaaccaCGCATTTACCTCTACTTGTTTCCTcccaaaatacaaaaatttcctGATTTTTTCACTCCATTATGACTATTTCTCCCCAAAAACTCTTGCAACGAAGATTTCGCGATGTTGCACTAGATCTCGCAATTGGCCAAAAACTCTGCCAATTTGAAAACTCAGtgattttcatttcattttaaattcgTATCTGCCTTTTCTCTACACCATTAAAAGCACAAAAATCCACAGTAATTTAGTTAACAGAGCCTCAACTTCCGTTAATAACGAGAATCATGTTACTTGACGGCGTGCAGACGTGACCTAAAGGGGGCGATGGAGAGGAACATTACCCACTCCACCAATAAAGACAGCTTATTGCTGAGATCCGAATCCAAGTCAGACGCTACGACGTCGTCCGACTTCGTATTGCAGTGGGGCAACAGAAAAAGGCTACGCTGTATGAAGTTCCAGACCAAGGACCACAGCGGTTCGGGCCCCGTTCAGCGGCCCACGACCCGGATCGATCGGCGGGTCGTCAGGTCGGATCTCAGCAAGAGAGAAGATCCGAATTCGAATCAGCTGCTCACTGGTAAGAGCAACGGCGGCGGCAACGGTTATTTGAACCTCCGCCAGCGGGCGGCCTCTCCGGCTCATCGAATTTTGAGGTATTTTGCtaatcttaaattttattttcccgAAAAATACGATTCCATTTTGTTGACTTATTACTGGTTTTGGTGGATTATGAATTTGTGGAGAGGAACCAATTATTCTTGAATTCATTATTGGTGTGGGTCTatataaagttaaaataacCCCAATTCTTCACCCaattcttttccttttttcatgCAATAATTTGTGTGcaaaaatagtttttaaaTGTGCGTTGATACTTGTATTTGGTTTCCTCAAAGCAACTATGAAAAGTATTTTTGgcttatattaataaaagattgaatgaaaattttctcttcatttcttgGAAGCTGCTAATTGCTTGGCTTCGGAAAGTGGGCCACTATTTATCCTCATTTTCCACTCCTCTTTGGCATTGAACTGTTATTTTCCAGATCCACGCCCCATTCGTATAATATTTCAAGATTATGACACGTAAATCATCAACTCAAAGATTAAGGTAGCAATTCAATCCAACGGTCCAGATTCTTCCAAAGACCACCTCACAAGTCATAACCTTttctgtttattcattttctctccatttttgGTATCTCTCTCTGTATTTGCACACACCGCCCTAAAAAATTACGTCtctttgtattaaataaaaggcTGTGACCCATATCAGAAACACTATCCTCTATTAAAACAATTCCCCTCAATTTCTCTGATCCAAAAAGCACTACCCCACAGGGCTATTTCTGTAATTTCCTCCCAcccttttttaaaactttacatttttttactgtttttatTACTTTCCACTAATATAACAAATTCCTGTTGTCAATTTAATCAATAGTCATAGAAGTAGTTGAAGtttgtactagtattttagttttgcaTATGTTCTGAATTGTAATGTGATTTGTTTTCGCTTTATCCAATCTTTAGGAATTCAGAGACTTCGCTTGGTATGAGAGGACATACCAACGTAGTAAGGGGATTGACATCCCCAGAGAGGGGTGGTACCACCGGCAATAATAATAGTACCCACCTCCACAGTTGTACCAAGAACAATAAATCTAGTCATCACCACGACAACCACTACCAACATGGCGGCGGAGGTGGTGGCTCCGGGTCATCCGGGACAGGCCACGATGAGAAAAAGGGCGCCTCATCCG encodes:
- the LOC125199350 gene encoding vacuolar-processing enzyme-like → MIRYAAGALFVLALSILTVAHARHDFLRLPTEARRFFGGAAADSDAGADDDSVGTRWAVLFAGSSGYWNYRHQADVCHAYQILKRGGLKDENIVVFMYDDIANNRENPHPGVIINNPHGADVYKGVPKDYVGSAVNAENFYAAILGNKSAVKGGSGKVVDSGPNDHIFIYYTDHGGPGILGTPAGPYIYADDLNAVLKQKHAAGTYKSLVFYLEACEAGSIFEGLLPEGLNIYATTASNSIESSWGTYCPGEYPAPPREYDTCLGDLYSVAWMEDSDRHNLQTETLKQQYELVKKRTANDNGYYGSHVMQFGDVKLSVEALYLYMGTDPANDNSTFAEENSLSPSSQAVNQRDADLLHFWHKFRKAAEGSDRKAEAQSQLAEAMAHRAHIDSTIKLIGKLLFGMEKSHEVMNYVQPTGKPLVEDWSCMKTMVRTFEARCGALSQYGMKHMRAFANICNAGVNSEAMAEASAQACTTFPSNSWSSLNRGFSA
- the LOC125199349 gene encoding uncharacterized protein LOC125199349, which gives rise to MERNITHSTNKDSLLLRSESKSDATTSSDFVLQWGNRKRLRCMKFQTKDHSGSGPVQRPTTRIDRRVVRSDLSKREDPNSNQLLTGKSNGGGNGYLNLRQRAASPAHRILRNSETSLGMRGHTNVVRGLTSPERGGTTGNNNSTHLHSCTKNNKSSHHHDNHYQHGGGGGGSGSSGTGHDEKKGASSDTTIVAVWPPKFVIALTNKEKEEDFMAIKGSKLPQRPKKRAKLIQRTLNVSPSLIRSLLVEYLNLCFVLSKHENWYF